In Mus caroli chromosome 16, CAROLI_EIJ_v1.1, whole genome shotgun sequence, the sequence GACATGGATCAGTTAAACTGGAGAGTTTGTATCAATTTGACACGAACTAACATCCTATGATAGAATTGGATCACTTCATCATAGTTAAGAATCTGTCTTCCATGAGGAAGTAGGCAATACTGTTGAGCATTTAATTAGTTATTTGTGAGAGAGAACCCAACCCTTCCAGAGTATTGGAAACTCTAGAATTGTTGTCCTGGATGCTGTAAGACATCAAACTGAGTAATTCATGATGAGCAAGCCTGTAAGGATTATGCTACCATGGAactgcaacagctcctgcctccaaaatcctgccctgtttgaattcctgtcttggctgctttttattatgaaaagtgatgaggaaatgtaagccaaataaaccctttcctcctcagcttgcttttggtcatggcattttaccATGGCAACGAGGACCCTTATGACACCATCGCTCTAACCAAACAACTTGTATCTTACTATTTGTTCTCTGATTCCCCTCAATCCAATTGGTGCTGTCCAGCTTTTCTGCTAATTGAACCATAACATAGTATGCGGTCAGCCTAAGAGAGGTGACATCATTAACACAGCCTGATCTTTAAACATGCATAAAACACTAAAGCTACCTTACCTACTACTGCTCCACCTTCTTCACTTACCCTCATGTTGCTAAACATAATTTTTAGTAATATCCAGTTACttggaagaaaataatttgaagaaaaaactAGGATATGGAATAACACATCCTGTTTATAGATCAGTTGAATtactaaaaaaatgaattttttgaTAAACCAATGTATAGATTTCATGCAATTTCTATAAAAATTCCAATTTTGATCTGAACAGATCTGGACAGCACAATCCTGATGATCACATCAATGCAGAAGGTGACTCTATGAGCAAAAACAACACTAAGAAAAAGGAGATGCTAGATCTACCACAGAATCTGATCTCAAAATGTACCACAGAATCAAAGTAGTAGAAATTGAAAAATAGTAGCAAAAACAAGCATACAAATGAGAAATTGAAGAACATATCACAAGATGAAAAGATCTATGATGCtcagtagaattaacataataGGGTAAAATACATTACAAAATTAacttatgtatatattaaatcaTCAACTTACCAATAACATAACCAATGACAGGatcattttttttatcaaaaatacataggaaatatatacttattttataataacaaatCAGAGCATGGAAGACAATAAGTTTTTAATATGGAGCACTACAAAATGCACAAACataaagaagagggagggatttCAATGATTTGTATTATGGCACAGTAGAATTTGTGTGtattaaataaactaaatataGAATGAACCAGTCTTGAAAATACATCCAAATTTTCATGTTAAGTCCCATGATCTGAACTTGGCATCCTAACATATGTGCACAACTATCTCAGTTATGCACTGTTTACTGGCCTGTACACTGTGGCACCCTGATACTTTTTAAAGCATATGAGAGACTTGGGTGATGTCATAATGCCTGTGGTTTTTGCCACCAATCATCCAGGTATATAAAAGGTCCTTGGCAGATGTTGAAACACAAACTCCAGAAACCTACTGCTTAATCTTCCTCTGAACACTCCACTCCTAACACCATGTGCTACTACGGAGGATACTATGGAGGCCTGggctatggctgtggctgtggctgtggctatggtGGCTATGGTGGCTATGGTGGCTATGGTGGCTATGGTGGCTATGGTGGCTATGGTGGCCTtggctatggctatggctgtggctatggctgtggctatggctgtggctatggtGGCTATGGTGGCTATGGTTATGGCTGCTGCCGTCCACTGTGCTGTGGAAGATACTGGTCTTATGGATTCTACTGAGGACACTGTGCAGATCCCCAGCCTTTCTCACCAGAAGAGCTTCCAAGTGTTTTCACACCTGAAACTCAAACATgtcttcaaaaattttaactgtaaagcaaaatatttaaaatataatggaaaTTTAACACAGTCATCTCCTTCCTCATCTGAGTTTGGACCATGATCGTGTTTTATGTTACCTTCATCATACTCTGTAAAGTGATTTTACTTTAAATCTCaacttatgatttaaaaatatatatcagcaaataactaaataaataaactcaataaaatattttttgcatATTCTGTGATTTTTACCTTGGTCAGTTTTGAGGTGGTATTTGTGGGAAAGTAtgtggaggaaaagagaggaagaaatgtaAGAAGATGGgcaggaaagaaacaggaagaggaaagaggatggCAGAAAGGTCAAGGAAGGGAATACTTGTTTTCAGCATTCAGATAAGGATTGATAGTTTGTTGTACTTATAAGGTGACCATTATAAGCAATGTGACAAACAACTTAGTAGTGTATCTATTTCTTTAACATTCGGTGGGTTTCATCTAAGAAGCAGTGTGAATTCAAGATAAGCTGTCACAACTCTGTGTGTTTGCAAACGTGATACATGCTATTTTTCTCATAGCTACACCAAGTTAAATTTCCATCAACAATTCAGAAGGGTGCCCTATTCTATtgatctttcttctctccaggaTTAACTATCTAACAGTTTTGGGCTGACATATcatcttgttttttaattgcatttcaGAGATATTAGTGAGTAGAACATTACCCTGTTCATTTGTCCACCTGTATCTTTGCCTTTGAAAAACACCTGTTCAAAATCTCAGCTTATTCTTGTATCCACTAATATGCTTTTAGTTGGTTAGCTTAGCTATGTACAACACTCCCAACccatatttttgcattaatacCTCTCATGATATAGTAATTTTCTTGATATGTATAGGACATATTTTTATCCAATTGTTTTGTTTAAGGAACTTTCTTAGCTTGATCTCTGaaaagttttttatttcattgttttttactcatttattttatttctgacatcgtgtgtgtgtgtgtgtgtgtgtgttccatgtgtatatgtatgtgtacaggaCCATGTGTTAGGGTGTTCTCATGAGAGGGGAATGGAGCTTCTATACTTTACATTTGCTCTCCAACTTACATATAGAGATGGAAGCATTCAGTGTGGTATCTGGAATTCTTGTTAGTCTAAGTCTCCATCTGATTCCACTTAATCTGCTAGGTTTGATTGTGGACTGATGTACTTTACTAGCCTATAAGACATCTATTTGGGTGTCATGATATTCTTTCATAGGCACTGgtcattttatttacttctccttcatccctctctgCACTCCCTTCCACAACCCCTCTTCAACCTTAATGACTCATGCATAATATTTCATGATTCTCTATTCCATGTTAACTTCTGCTGGTGCCTGTTAGTTTCCTGGGATATTGTGCAAACACACATAgcccacacatacaaacatacacaccatacacatatacacacacacacacaattcaaatgTTGGTTCTATATATAACATAAGCATTGaaacatttttcttacttttaaatatttctataaaaaagttttaaatgtaaaagtTCTATATTAAGTGAAAATTAATTACAATGAATTTGAGACACACTCATCTCAATTTTATCCCTTATCATACATACATCTCAGACAGTGTTCTATAACTATGAAGATGTATCAAGACcataacctaaaaaaaaatttttttcatggtGACTTATATGTAGTTTCTAGGTGTAGGCCTGTTTCATCATGAACggaagcatgatggcatgcaggTAGTCATAGTGATGGAGAAGTAGCTGAAAATTCTAAATCAggttctgcaggcagcaggagaaggGACACTCTAAGTTTTGCAAGGACTGTTGAAACTTCAAAGCTAACACCACTAATCCAATAgtattatatttcatttagtCTTAGGTAGATTTTTCAGAAAAGGCAGATATATCATTtgccaaaatattacaagaatagTCTCTAGCTCATTTAATTAtatccttctcctctgaaaactctTGAACTAGGCAGTCATAGTCCACATTGCTCTTGGAAACACTATCTTCCACACTCCTGCTAAAGCAGCCTAATAAGGGACTTTTAAAGCATTAACCTGTTTTGCAAATCCAAAGTCTGTAAACATGCTCCATGCTTAGGTCTGTTACATTAATACCCAACTATTGATACAATTTTGGGGGGAATGAAAGGCATGGATATCATTACCATGGGACAATCAAGAAGAGCAGCAGGAGCAGTGTAGTGCAGCCTGCCCATGCACAGAAGACAAGCTGCAGCTAAGTGTGCTGCAGAGAGTAAAGGAAGAGATGGGACCCAGGTGTTTAGAGGAGCTGAGAAGATTGAAGGTGAATTCTAGGCATTGTATAGTATGTTATTTACACTGTTGAtagattattttgcttttttaagtgTGCCCTGGTTCATCCAATTGAAGTAAATATGTATTCAGATTAATTTAATTCTTATACTGAACCACACTTgacatattttaaacttttcaaaaggattctgaattttaaaaatgttgtctaTATATTGCAGCTACTGAACTTTTAATGTGTTTGCATCTATAAAAACACGAGAATTTTAAGGTTATTTGTGGTTTATTTGTGAGAACTGGAGAATAAATATGAAAGGAGTGTTTATGGTTTAAGAGGCATGTGTTTGTCATGTTGATATGGGACAATGGAGAGTTTGTATCACTTTGACACAACCTAAAGTCCTATGATAGGAGTGAACCACTTTATCACACTTATGAAACTTACACCATAAAATGGGGaagtaggcaagcctgtaggtcattttattgattaattattGATAAGAGAGTACCTGGCCCTTTCAGAGTAATGCGAACTTGAACTCATAGTCATGGATGCTATAAGAACTCAAGAATACATGATGAGCAAGCCTGTAAGGAATATTCAACCATAGTCTGtgtcaattcctgcctccagaatcctgCCCTGGTTGAATTCTTGTCCTGACATCCTTCAGTGATTAACAGTGATGgtgaaatgtaagccaaataaaccctttcctcctcagcttgcttttggtcatggcattttaccATGGCAAGGAGGACTCTTACGACACCATCGCTCTAACCAACCAACTTGTATCTTACTATTTGTTGTCTAACCCCCCTCAATCCAAT encodes:
- the LOC110311200 gene encoding keratin-associated protein 20-2-like, which produces MCYYGGYYGGLGCGYGGLGYGYGCGYGCGYGCGYGGYGGYGYGCCRPLCCGRYWSYGFY